One genomic segment of Anguilla anguilla isolate fAngAng1 chromosome 2, fAngAng1.pri, whole genome shotgun sequence includes these proteins:
- the gpatch8 gene encoding G patch domain-containing protein 8 isoform X3 — MTTLTSRCLPHLHKRLKELKQREFARNVSSRSRRDERKQEKMLRRLHELAEQRKQQDCALGSGPMFKPTTVAVDGESNEEGAQNPEGVPVSDCVAEGSPQEDNALSNAPTSPKQPPAVGSAVTRNSSSPSPTVSLMPKVSVSFSLAKKAPVKLETAAAVFADHGEEAQAEEGQEEEEAAAATGTPRAASTENPVEEEPQPPDEGSSLASTLSKLKMMMKKDEGFSGQEPQYYHYMPPAHCRVKPKFQFLVFMKASNQSSDNEGEGTAVATTADPAGKKADAGEAKTEKEPDKADGTEAVEPATSSAGVKTEPAAEQPPAAPPAATSEDCSRKAGEPHTGPRLPASPFFPVLSKDESTTLQWPTELLEFTQAQPSLSYSCNPLYFDFKLSRNRGARAGRAPRPTDPNAKPAKSEGAGPEGVKQELAQGASEAEVPGPSADSKENPTVKEGSTEGKDEEKTPQKSSSKKKKKKKKKKHKKSGKHSKRKEKEAAEGEAETEAPGEKSKKKKKHKRKKSKTQAPDDKGGEEEDDSGAGAGASGAADGSASGKRKRQKDEPQKPESKEREGGGGGKGPPKSGSAEGHCSAKRHKPDPSATASSTAASTSAQKRSSSGSGRGSRQASSESEDGGSSHRSHRNSTPRQQHRHYSEEEDSERSRSRSSRRRGRGPSSHSQSYSSSSERSSAGSSRYSRRSRSYSDSYSDYSDSGRRRSKHSSGSDYGRRSGSRRHGGRRRRYTSSSSEADSSRSRSRGRRSRRRRHRRSSSRSSSSSGTPRSWRRSSYSRSHSSASRSSSSPKGSSARRRASSGHRRDFSRSRIYRSQSPRSSSRGPARKDPSRNSISSSSLHRGGGPGKAASGGAGERNSLTARQLLEKVQSRKGPDEAAPGVKPGIKLKDPPQGYFGPKLPPTLGNKAMLPLFGKHPMGKKSPLLSLRRPEEVEKEAAGKGAESGAEVILVEPIREFPPPPPPPQPPQQQIEDAAQKAAAAVAQDAVQLPAPETQALPEPRLFERDPGMLVQPYPAEPGQEVPNPVLESLLPDMQHHVPQQHPMHPYPGYPHPGLEEEDMGMEEDDDSSLAPLESQPITFTPEEMEKYSKLQQAAQQHIQQQLLAKQVKSFPSAAAAAAAALPANLAPAPPPPTLQQIHIQQPTASPSATSITTVQHALLQHHAATAAAIGIHPHAQHPHAHQLAQVHHIPQHHLTPISLSPLGHSLGHSLGHSLIPAHHTAFLSGQPIHIIPASALHHTPLALHHVPHAALYPTLFAPRPNAAAAAAALHLHPLLHPIFSGQDLQHPPNHGS; from the exons atGTTTACCACACTTGCATAAG AGGCTGAAGGAGCTGAAGCAGCGAGAGTTCGCGAGGAACGTGTCATCCCGCTCGCGCAGGGATGAGAGGAAGCAGGAGAAGATGCTGCGGAGGCTGCACGAGCTGGCGGAGCAGAGGAAGCAGCAGGACTG TGCACTTGGTAGCGGCCCCATGTTTAAGCCCACCACTGTGGCAGTTGACGGGGAGAGCAACGAGGAGGGCGCCCAAAACCCAGAGGGAGTGCCCGTCTCAGACTGCGTGGCAGAGGGGTCTCCACAGGAGGACAACGCCCTGTCCAACGCTCCAACGTCACCTAAGCAACCGCCAGCAGTCGGCTCCGCTGTAACCCGGaacagctcctccccctcccccaccgttTCCCTCATGCCCAAGGTCAGCGTGTCCTTCTCCTTGGCCAAGAAGGCTCCGGTCAAGCTGGAGACGGCAGCCGCTGTGTTTGCCGATCATGGCGAGGAGGCCCAGGCAGAGGAGGGCCAAGAAGaagaggaggcggcggcggccacGGGGACCCCCAGAGCAGCCAGCACAGAGAACCCCGTCGAGGAGGAGCCGCAGCCGCCTGACGAGGGCAGCTCTCTGGCCTCCACGCTCTCTAagctgaagatgatgatgaagaaggaTGAAGGCTTCTCTGGGCAGGAGCCTCAGTACTATCACTACATGCCCCCAGCCCACTGCCGGGTCAAGCCCAAATTCCAGTTCCTTGTTTTCATGAAGGCGTCGAACCAGAGCAGCGACAACGAGGGCGAAGGGACGGCTGTGGCTACCACGGCCGACCCAGCAGGCAAGAAGGCCGACGCCGGGGAGGCCAAGACGGAGAAGGAGCCCGATAAGGCTGACGGAACGGAAGCCGTGGAGCCCGCGACCTCCTCGGCTGGAGTGAAGACGGAGCCAGCGGCCGAGCAACCCCCTGCTGCGCCGCCCGCGGCTACTTCGGAAGACTGCAGCCGGAAGGCCGGGGAGCCCCACACAGGCCCCCGCCTCCCTGCTAGCCCCTTCTTCCCTGTACTGAGTAAAGACGAAAGCACCACGCTTCAGTGGCCCACAGAGCTGCTGGAGTTCACGCAAGCTCAGCCCTCGCTCTCCTACAGCTGCAATCCCCTTTACTTCGACTTCAAGCTCTCCCGAAACAGAGGGGCCCGTGCTGGGAGGGCACCCCGCCCCACGGATCCCAACGCCAAACCGGCCAAGTCCGAAGGGGCTGGTCCGGAAGGGGTCAAGCAAGAGCTCGCCCAAGGGGCAAGTGAGGCGGAGGTTCCGGGGCCCAGCGCAGACAGCAAAGAGAACCCCACAGTGAAGGAAGGGAGCACCGAGGGAAAGGATGAGGAGAAGACCCCACAGAAAAGCAGCagcaagaaaaagaagaagaagaagaaaaagaagcatAAGAAGTCCGGCAAGCACTcgaagaggaaggagaaagaggcagctgagggagaggcagagaccGAGGCCCCGGGAGAAaaatcgaagaagaagaaaaagcacaaGCGAAAGAAAAGTAAGACCCAAGCACCCGACGacaagggaggagaggaggaggacgatTCGGGAGCAGGGGCTGGGGCTTCAGGAGCTGCGGATGGGTCTGCTTCAGGGAAGAGGAAGCGGCAGAAGGATGAACCCCAAAAGCCAGAGTcgaaggagagggaaggaggaggaggagggaaaggcCCCCCGAAGTCCGGCTCGGCGGAAGGACACTGCAGTGCCAAGCGGCACAAGCCTGACCCCAGCGCCACAGCATCCAGCACCGCTGCCTCCACCTCCGCCCAGAAACGCTCGAGCAGCGGGAGCGGGCGGGGCAGCAGGCAGGCCAGCAGCGAGAGCGAGGACGGGGGCTCCTCCCACCGCTCCCACCGAAACTCCACGCCCcggcagcagcacaggcactACAGCGAGGAGGAGGACTCTGAGCGCTCCCGCAGCCGGTCCTCCCGTCGCCGGGGGCGCGGCCCCTCCTCGCACAGCCAGTCGTACTCCAGCAGCTCGGAGCGCTCCTCGGCGGGCAGCAGCCGCTACAGCCGCCGCAGCCGCAGCTACTCCGACAGCTACAGCGACTACAGCGACAGCGGGCGCCGCCGCTCGAAGCACTCCTCCGGCTCGGACTACGGCCGGCGCAGCGGGAGCCGTCGCCACGGTGGCCGCCGCCGTCgctacacctcctcctcctcagaggCGGACTCCAGCCGGTCGCGGAGCCGCGGGCGGCGGAGCAGGCGTCGGCGTCACCGGCGCAGCAGCTCccgcagctccagcagcagcggcaCGCCGCGCTCCTGGAGGCGCAGCAGCTACAGCCGCAGCCACAGCTCGGCCAGCcgctcctccagctcccccaAGGGCTCCTCCGCCCGCCGCCGTGCCAGCTCGGGCCACCGCCGCGACTTCAGCCGCTCCCGCATCTACCGCTCCCAGTCGCCCCGCTCCTCCTCCCGCGGCCCCGCCCGCAAGGACCCGTCCCGCAACAgcatctcctcttcctccctgcaCAGGGGCGGCGGGCCGGGGAAGGCCGCTTCGGGGGGCGCGGGGGAGCGGAACTCCCTGACCGCCAGGCAACTGCTAGAGAAGGTGCAGTCCCGCAAGGGTCCGGACGAGGCCGCGCCGGGGGTCAAGCCGGGCATCAAGCTGAAGGACCCCCCGCAGGGATACTTCGGGCCCAAGCTGCCCCCTACCCTGGGGAACAAAGCGATGCTGCCCCTGTTTGGGAAGCATCCGATGGGCAAGAAGTCCCCGCTGCTCTCCCTGCGGAGGCCGGAGGAGGTGGAAAAGGAGGCCGCGGGAAAGGGCGCGGAGTCCGGGGCCGAGGTGATCCTCGTGGAGCCCATCCGGGAGttcccgcccccgccgccccctccccagccgCCGCAGCAGCAGATTGAGGACGCCGCGCAgaaggcggcggcggcggtggcgcaGGACGCGGTGCAGCTCCCTGCCCCGGAGACGCAGGCGCTGCCGGAGCCACGGCTGTTCGAGCGGGACCCCGGCATGCTGGTGCAACCGTACCCCGCCGAGCCCGGGCAAGAGGTACCCAACCCCGTGCTGGAGTCCCTCCTGCCCGACATGCAGCACCACGTGCCCCAGCAGCACCCCATGCACCCCTACCCCGGGTACCCGCACCCGGgtttggaggaggaggacatgGGCATGGAGGAGGACGACGACTCCTCCCTGGCTCCCCTGGAGAGCCAGCCCATCACCTTCACCCCGGAGGAGATGGAGAAGTACAGCAAGCTTCAGCAGGCCGCCCAGCAGCAcatccagcagcagctgctggccaAGCAGGTCAAGAGCTTCCCGTCGGCGGCGGCCGCAGCCGCGGCGGCGCTCCCCGCCAACCTCGCTCCGgcgccgccccctcccaccctgcaGCAAATCCACATCCAGCAGCCGACCGCCTCCCCTTCCGCCACCTCCATCACCACTGTGCAGCACGCCCTCCTGCAGCACCACGCCGCCACCGCGGCCGCCATCGGCATCCACCCCCACGCGCAGCACCCGCACGCCCATCAGCTGGCCCAGGTGCACCACATCCCCCAGCACCACCTCACCCCCATCTCCCTTTCGCCGCTGGGCCACTCGCTGGGCCACTCCCTGGGCCACTCGCTCATTCCCGCTCACCACACCGCCTTCCTCTCTGGACAGCCCATCCACATCATCCCTGCCTCCGCCCTCCACCACACCCCGCTGGCCCTGCACCATGTCCCGCACGCTGCCCTCTACCCCACTCTCTTTGCGCCCCGGCCCAatgccgccgctgccgccgccgctctGCACTTGCACCCCCTGCTGCACCCCATTTTCTCGGGACAGgacctccagcacccccccaacCACGGCTCCTGA
- the gpatch8 gene encoding G patch domain-containing protein 8 isoform X2, which produces MQGRTDPVPIILKYDVMGMGRMEMELDYAEDATEKRRVLEVEKEDTEELRQKYKDYAEKEKAIAKALEDLRANFYCELCDKQYQKHQEFDNHINSYDHAHKQRLKELKQREFARNVSSRSRRDERKQEKMLRRLHELAEQRKQQDCALGSGPMFKPTTVAVDGESNEEGAQNPEGVPVSDCVAEGSPQEDNALSNAPTSPKQPPAVGSAVTRNSSSPSPTVSLMPKVSVSFSLAKKAPVKLETAAAVFADHGEEAQAEEGQEEEEAAAATGTPRAASTENPVEEEPQPPDEGSSLASTLSKLKMMMKKDEGFSGQEPQYYHYMPPAHCRVKPKFQFLVFMKASNQSSDNEGEGTAVATTADPAGKKADAGEAKTEKEPDKADGTEAVEPATSSAGVKTEPAAEQPPAAPPAATSEDCSRKAGEPHTGPRLPASPFFPVLSKDESTTLQWPTELLEFTQAQPSLSYSCNPLYFDFKLSRNRGARAGRAPRPTDPNAKPAKSEGAGPEGVKQELAQGASEAEVPGPSADSKENPTVKEGSTEGKDEEKTPQKSSSKKKKKKKKKKHKKSGKHSKRKEKEAAEGEAETEAPGEKSKKKKKHKRKKSKTQAPDDKGGEEEDDSGAGAGASGAADGSASGKRKRQKDEPQKPESKEREGGGGGKGPPKSGSAEGHCSAKRHKPDPSATASSTAASTSAQKRSSSGSGRGSRQASSESEDGGSSHRSHRNSTPRQQHRHYSEEEDSERSRSRSSRRRGRGPSSHSQSYSSSSERSSAGSSRYSRRSRSYSDSYSDYSDSGRRRSKHSSGSDYGRRSGSRRHGGRRRRYTSSSSEADSSRSRSRGRRSRRRRHRRSSSRSSSSSGTPRSWRRSSYSRSHSSASRSSSSPKGSSARRRASSGHRRDFSRSRIYRSQSPRSSSRGPARKDPSRNSISSSSLHRGGGPGKAASGGAGERNSLTARQLLEKVQSRKGPDEAAPGVKPGIKLKDPPQGYFGPKLPPTLGNKAMLPLFGKHPMGKKSPLLSLRRPEEVEKEAAGKGAESGAEVILVEPIREFPPPPPPPQPPQQQIEDAAQKAAAAVAQDAVQLPAPETQALPEPRLFERDPGMLVQPYPAEPGQEVPNPVLESLLPDMQHHVPQQHPMHPYPGYPHPGLEEEDMGMEEDDDSSLAPLESQPITFTPEEMEKYSKLQQAAQQHIQQQLLAKQVKSFPSAAAAAAAALPANLAPAPPPPTLQQIHIQQPTASPSATSITTVQHALLQHHAATAAAIGIHPHAQHPHAHQLAQVHHIPQHHLTPISLSPLGHSLGHSLGHSLIPAHHTAFLSGQPIHIIPASALHHTPLALHHVPHAALYPTLFAPRPNAAAAAAALHLHPLLHPIFSGQDLQHPPNHGS; this is translated from the exons AGGCTGAAGGAGCTGAAGCAGCGAGAGTTCGCGAGGAACGTGTCATCCCGCTCGCGCAGGGATGAGAGGAAGCAGGAGAAGATGCTGCGGAGGCTGCACGAGCTGGCGGAGCAGAGGAAGCAGCAGGACTG TGCACTTGGTAGCGGCCCCATGTTTAAGCCCACCACTGTGGCAGTTGACGGGGAGAGCAACGAGGAGGGCGCCCAAAACCCAGAGGGAGTGCCCGTCTCAGACTGCGTGGCAGAGGGGTCTCCACAGGAGGACAACGCCCTGTCCAACGCTCCAACGTCACCTAAGCAACCGCCAGCAGTCGGCTCCGCTGTAACCCGGaacagctcctccccctcccccaccgttTCCCTCATGCCCAAGGTCAGCGTGTCCTTCTCCTTGGCCAAGAAGGCTCCGGTCAAGCTGGAGACGGCAGCCGCTGTGTTTGCCGATCATGGCGAGGAGGCCCAGGCAGAGGAGGGCCAAGAAGaagaggaggcggcggcggccacGGGGACCCCCAGAGCAGCCAGCACAGAGAACCCCGTCGAGGAGGAGCCGCAGCCGCCTGACGAGGGCAGCTCTCTGGCCTCCACGCTCTCTAagctgaagatgatgatgaagaaggaTGAAGGCTTCTCTGGGCAGGAGCCTCAGTACTATCACTACATGCCCCCAGCCCACTGCCGGGTCAAGCCCAAATTCCAGTTCCTTGTTTTCATGAAGGCGTCGAACCAGAGCAGCGACAACGAGGGCGAAGGGACGGCTGTGGCTACCACGGCCGACCCAGCAGGCAAGAAGGCCGACGCCGGGGAGGCCAAGACGGAGAAGGAGCCCGATAAGGCTGACGGAACGGAAGCCGTGGAGCCCGCGACCTCCTCGGCTGGAGTGAAGACGGAGCCAGCGGCCGAGCAACCCCCTGCTGCGCCGCCCGCGGCTACTTCGGAAGACTGCAGCCGGAAGGCCGGGGAGCCCCACACAGGCCCCCGCCTCCCTGCTAGCCCCTTCTTCCCTGTACTGAGTAAAGACGAAAGCACCACGCTTCAGTGGCCCACAGAGCTGCTGGAGTTCACGCAAGCTCAGCCCTCGCTCTCCTACAGCTGCAATCCCCTTTACTTCGACTTCAAGCTCTCCCGAAACAGAGGGGCCCGTGCTGGGAGGGCACCCCGCCCCACGGATCCCAACGCCAAACCGGCCAAGTCCGAAGGGGCTGGTCCGGAAGGGGTCAAGCAAGAGCTCGCCCAAGGGGCAAGTGAGGCGGAGGTTCCGGGGCCCAGCGCAGACAGCAAAGAGAACCCCACAGTGAAGGAAGGGAGCACCGAGGGAAAGGATGAGGAGAAGACCCCACAGAAAAGCAGCagcaagaaaaagaagaagaagaagaaaaagaagcatAAGAAGTCCGGCAAGCACTcgaagaggaaggagaaagaggcagctgagggagaggcagagaccGAGGCCCCGGGAGAAaaatcgaagaagaagaaaaagcacaaGCGAAAGAAAAGTAAGACCCAAGCACCCGACGacaagggaggagaggaggaggacgatTCGGGAGCAGGGGCTGGGGCTTCAGGAGCTGCGGATGGGTCTGCTTCAGGGAAGAGGAAGCGGCAGAAGGATGAACCCCAAAAGCCAGAGTcgaaggagagggaaggaggaggaggagggaaaggcCCCCCGAAGTCCGGCTCGGCGGAAGGACACTGCAGTGCCAAGCGGCACAAGCCTGACCCCAGCGCCACAGCATCCAGCACCGCTGCCTCCACCTCCGCCCAGAAACGCTCGAGCAGCGGGAGCGGGCGGGGCAGCAGGCAGGCCAGCAGCGAGAGCGAGGACGGGGGCTCCTCCCACCGCTCCCACCGAAACTCCACGCCCcggcagcagcacaggcactACAGCGAGGAGGAGGACTCTGAGCGCTCCCGCAGCCGGTCCTCCCGTCGCCGGGGGCGCGGCCCCTCCTCGCACAGCCAGTCGTACTCCAGCAGCTCGGAGCGCTCCTCGGCGGGCAGCAGCCGCTACAGCCGCCGCAGCCGCAGCTACTCCGACAGCTACAGCGACTACAGCGACAGCGGGCGCCGCCGCTCGAAGCACTCCTCCGGCTCGGACTACGGCCGGCGCAGCGGGAGCCGTCGCCACGGTGGCCGCCGCCGTCgctacacctcctcctcctcagaggCGGACTCCAGCCGGTCGCGGAGCCGCGGGCGGCGGAGCAGGCGTCGGCGTCACCGGCGCAGCAGCTCccgcagctccagcagcagcggcaCGCCGCGCTCCTGGAGGCGCAGCAGCTACAGCCGCAGCCACAGCTCGGCCAGCcgctcctccagctcccccaAGGGCTCCTCCGCCCGCCGCCGTGCCAGCTCGGGCCACCGCCGCGACTTCAGCCGCTCCCGCATCTACCGCTCCCAGTCGCCCCGCTCCTCCTCCCGCGGCCCCGCCCGCAAGGACCCGTCCCGCAACAgcatctcctcttcctccctgcaCAGGGGCGGCGGGCCGGGGAAGGCCGCTTCGGGGGGCGCGGGGGAGCGGAACTCCCTGACCGCCAGGCAACTGCTAGAGAAGGTGCAGTCCCGCAAGGGTCCGGACGAGGCCGCGCCGGGGGTCAAGCCGGGCATCAAGCTGAAGGACCCCCCGCAGGGATACTTCGGGCCCAAGCTGCCCCCTACCCTGGGGAACAAAGCGATGCTGCCCCTGTTTGGGAAGCATCCGATGGGCAAGAAGTCCCCGCTGCTCTCCCTGCGGAGGCCGGAGGAGGTGGAAAAGGAGGCCGCGGGAAAGGGCGCGGAGTCCGGGGCCGAGGTGATCCTCGTGGAGCCCATCCGGGAGttcccgcccccgccgccccctccccagccgCCGCAGCAGCAGATTGAGGACGCCGCGCAgaaggcggcggcggcggtggcgcaGGACGCGGTGCAGCTCCCTGCCCCGGAGACGCAGGCGCTGCCGGAGCCACGGCTGTTCGAGCGGGACCCCGGCATGCTGGTGCAACCGTACCCCGCCGAGCCCGGGCAAGAGGTACCCAACCCCGTGCTGGAGTCCCTCCTGCCCGACATGCAGCACCACGTGCCCCAGCAGCACCCCATGCACCCCTACCCCGGGTACCCGCACCCGGgtttggaggaggaggacatgGGCATGGAGGAGGACGACGACTCCTCCCTGGCTCCCCTGGAGAGCCAGCCCATCACCTTCACCCCGGAGGAGATGGAGAAGTACAGCAAGCTTCAGCAGGCCGCCCAGCAGCAcatccagcagcagctgctggccaAGCAGGTCAAGAGCTTCCCGTCGGCGGCGGCCGCAGCCGCGGCGGCGCTCCCCGCCAACCTCGCTCCGgcgccgccccctcccaccctgcaGCAAATCCACATCCAGCAGCCGACCGCCTCCCCTTCCGCCACCTCCATCACCACTGTGCAGCACGCCCTCCTGCAGCACCACGCCGCCACCGCGGCCGCCATCGGCATCCACCCCCACGCGCAGCACCCGCACGCCCATCAGCTGGCCCAGGTGCACCACATCCCCCAGCACCACCTCACCCCCATCTCCCTTTCGCCGCTGGGCCACTCGCTGGGCCACTCCCTGGGCCACTCGCTCATTCCCGCTCACCACACCGCCTTCCTCTCTGGACAGCCCATCCACATCATCCCTGCCTCCGCCCTCCACCACACCCCGCTGGCCCTGCACCATGTCCCGCACGCTGCCCTCTACCCCACTCTCTTTGCGCCCCGGCCCAatgccgccgctgccgccgccgctctGCACTTGCACCCCCTGCTGCACCCCATTTTCTCGGGACAGgacctccagcacccccccaacCACGGCTCCTGA